The proteins below are encoded in one region of Paraflavitalea devenefica:
- a CDS encoding nucleotide kinase domain-containing protein, with the protein MATIINKLRKPKPSSIFDTYWRFAAERQNIFFNRLQETLPPWSNDPILQLHKFTNAYRATDRVSQFLIKEVINKGNQKAEELIFRIILFKLFNKIETWQHLKECLGDISFEAYNFPAYDQALSSIKGRGDAIYSGAYIMASAKSTFGFDFKHQNHLKLLELILQKSIFNKIIQARSLEQLYTTLKELPSIGSFLAYQYAIDVNYSTLTNFSEMEFVKAGPGAKDGIRKCFIDLGELSEEDVIKYMTDRQELEFYRLEIVFKDLWGRPLQLIDCQNLFCEVDKYARLAHPDIRGISNRTRIKQKFRPTSLNKIDYSFPLKWNIDHIQLSKSY; encoded by the coding sequence ATGGCCACAATAATCAATAAACTAAGAAAACCAAAACCGTCTTCAATTTTTGACACCTATTGGCGCTTTGCGGCTGAGCGTCAGAATATCTTTTTTAATCGTTTGCAGGAAACTTTGCCCCCATGGAGCAATGATCCGATACTTCAACTTCATAAATTCACAAATGCGTACCGCGCAACGGATCGAGTGAGCCAATTTTTAATTAAGGAGGTCATTAATAAAGGCAATCAAAAAGCCGAGGAACTTATTTTTAGGATCATCTTATTTAAACTCTTTAATAAAATCGAAACCTGGCAGCATCTGAAAGAATGCCTTGGAGATATTAGCTTTGAAGCCTATAACTTTCCAGCCTATGATCAAGCGCTTTCTTCAATAAAAGGCAGGGGCGATGCTATTTATTCTGGCGCGTATATTATGGCTTCTGCCAAAAGCACTTTTGGCTTTGATTTCAAGCACCAGAACCATCTCAAATTACTTGAACTAATACTTCAAAAAAGCATATTTAATAAAATTATTCAAGCAAGGTCGTTGGAGCAGCTCTACACAACACTCAAAGAATTGCCATCAATTGGTTCTTTTTTAGCTTATCAATATGCAATTGATGTCAATTACAGCACATTGACAAATTTTTCAGAAATGGAGTTTGTCAAGGCCGGTCCCGGAGCAAAAGATGGTATCCGGAAATGCTTCATTGATCTCGGAGAGTTGTCTGAAGAAGATGTAATTAAGTATATGACTGATCGCCAGGAACTAGAATTTTACCGCCTTGAAATTGTCTTTAAGGACTTATGGGGGAGACCATTACAGCTAATTGATTGTCAAAATCTTTTTTGCGAGGTGGATAAGTATGCTCGTTTAGCTCATCCTGATATTCGTGGAATATCTAACCGCACACGTATCAAACAGAAATTTAGACCTACGAGCCTAAACAAAATTGACTATAGCTTTCCCCTAAAATGGAATATAGATCACATTCAATTATCAAAATCCTATTAA
- a CDS encoding Nmad2 family putative nucleotide modification protein yields the protein MGYYSYKIEHDFGLAPNPFGGYCTLAVCKSDIRKNRKLQIGDWIFGTGSAKLRNLGYLIYAMQVEQKITLEQYWDDPRFQYKKPVINGSLVQMYGDNFYHRNAKTNEWIQEDSAHSLADGIVNKEHLQTDTGGMFVLISQTFYYFGENAFKIPDRFQDICNQGRNIKSNSIPTEVADKFVKWLTESNKIGLHGDPINWKDLNQSV from the coding sequence ATGGGATACTATTCATATAAAATAGAACACGATTTTGGTTTGGCGCCAAATCCTTTCGGAGGATACTGCACACTAGCTGTGTGTAAATCGGACATTCGAAAAAATAGGAAGTTGCAAATAGGGGATTGGATATTTGGTACGGGAAGTGCTAAGTTGAGAAACTTAGGCTACCTGATATACGCCATGCAGGTTGAGCAAAAAATTACCTTGGAGCAGTATTGGGATGATCCAAGGTTTCAATACAAAAAGCCAGTTATCAATGGAAGTCTGGTTCAAATGTATGGAGACAACTTCTACCATCGAAATGCTAAAACAAATGAATGGATACAAGAGGATTCTGCCCATTCCTTAGCAGACGGCATTGTAAATAAAGAACATCTTCAAACAGATACAGGAGGAATGTTCGTATTGATTTCTCAGACCTTTTATTATTTTGGCGAAAACGCCTTCAAAATACCTGACAGATTTCAAGACATCTGTAATCAGGGTAGAAATATTAAAAGCAATTCGATTCCTACAGAGGTAGCAGATAAGTTTGTAAAATGGTTGACCGAAAGCAATAAGATTGGTCTACACGGAGACCCTATTAATTGGAAAGATTTAAATCAATCGGTTTGA
- a CDS encoding nucleoside triphosphate pyrophosphohydrolase family protein — protein sequence MEFNAYQEEAKKTIQKNYSKGDNTEMVPFLGIIGEIGSVVTQLKIKLRVGDSYIAYKAKLGEELGDVLWYLSTIATQNDLTLEEVAARNLDKIRDRFLSDESERFTDFDEPFPDHEKFPAEFEIQFISYKEDAKNKLKIIDKATGEMIGDPLTDNTHEEDGYRFHDIFHYGYLAVLGWSPVLRKLLKLKRKSDPVVDENEDGARSQITEELVSLYIYHHALDHNLLQYGTSVDSGVIKQVQNLVKNTEVKDCTGKQWEKAILNSYEVFNRLRKNDGGRVLVSRKNRSLIYLGTR from the coding sequence ATGGAATTTAACGCCTATCAAGAAGAGGCAAAAAAAACTATCCAAAAGAACTACTCCAAAGGAGACAATACAGAGATGGTTCCATTTTTAGGAATTATTGGAGAAATAGGTTCAGTAGTAACCCAATTAAAAATCAAATTAAGAGTCGGAGATTCATACATCGCGTATAAAGCAAAACTTGGTGAAGAACTCGGCGATGTGCTATGGTATTTATCTACGATAGCCACTCAAAATGATTTGACCTTGGAAGAGGTTGCTGCGAGAAATCTTGATAAAATCAGAGATCGCTTTTTAAGTGATGAATCAGAAAGATTTACCGATTTTGACGAACCATTCCCTGACCATGAAAAGTTTCCCGCAGAATTCGAAATTCAATTTATTTCATATAAAGAGGATGCTAAAAATAAACTTAAAATTATTGATAAGGCTACAGGAGAAATGATCGGAGATCCTTTAACAGACAATACACACGAAGAAGACGGATACCGTTTTCATGATATATTTCATTATGGATACCTAGCCGTATTAGGCTGGTCTCCCGTATTGAGAAAGTTGTTAAAGTTGAAGAGGAAAAGCGATCCGGTAGTGGATGAAAATGAAGATGGTGCACGATCACAGATTACCGAGGAGCTCGTATCTCTTTACATTTATCACCACGCTTTAGATCATAATTTATTACAATATGGCACGAGTGTTGACTCAGGAGTGATAAAGCAAGTTCAAAATCTGGTCAAGAACACAGAAGTAAAAGACTGTACTGGAAAGCAATGGGAAAAAGCCATATTGAATTCTTACGAGGTGTTTAATAGGCTTAGAAAAAACGATGGTGGCCGAGTATTGGTTAGCAGGAAAAATCGGTCATTAATTTATTTGGGCACCCGTTAA
- a CDS encoding sensor histidine kinase: MKIVKYRYFNVLLHALIWSIVLSFPYFISSAGNQYKIGPLPGFYFTLSGIIHMIIFYGNAFLLYPKLFNRTYWFLYMISVIVLIIFSFWVKFYLLERWFPDDLQGARSHILFPSLLVFIVSTFYSIAVDRMRAEKLQQENKTMQLGMELRFLRSQISPHFLFNVLTSLVSLARKKSDHLETSLLMLSRLMRYMLYDAAKKISLQQEVEYLESYIALQQLRFGRDVNIISNIELLPEEKNFPIEPMLLIPFVENAFKHGTGYEDRPEIDINLTVKQGVLVFQVKNKFDWETDTSKDESPGIGLSNVRSRLTLLYPGRHNLVIQTNNSLFSIHLTLKLLL; this comes from the coding sequence ATGAAAATAGTTAAATACAGGTATTTTAATGTACTACTCCATGCGCTGATATGGAGTATCGTGCTCTCTTTCCCCTATTTCATTTCCAGTGCCGGTAACCAATACAAAATAGGTCCGCTTCCGGGCTTCTACTTTACATTATCAGGCATTATCCACATGATCATTTTTTATGGAAATGCCTTTTTGCTCTACCCAAAACTTTTTAACAGGACTTACTGGTTCTTATACATGATCTCCGTCATAGTACTCATTATTTTCTCCTTCTGGGTGAAATTCTACCTACTGGAGAGATGGTTTCCCGATGATTTGCAGGGCGCAAGGTCCCATATACTCTTTCCTTCTCTGCTGGTATTTATTGTCAGCACTTTCTACAGCATAGCGGTCGACAGGATGCGTGCCGAAAAACTACAGCAGGAAAATAAGACCATGCAACTGGGCATGGAACTCAGGTTCCTCCGTTCCCAGATCAGCCCGCATTTCCTGTTCAATGTATTAACAAGTCTTGTTTCCCTCGCCAGAAAGAAGTCCGATCATCTCGAAACATCACTGTTAATGCTTTCCCGTCTAATGCGCTACATGTTGTATGATGCGGCTAAAAAAATATCCCTGCAACAGGAAGTGGAATACCTGGAAAGCTATATAGCCTTGCAACAATTAAGGTTCGGGCGCGATGTAAATATTATATCCAACATTGAGTTACTGCCGGAAGAAAAAAACTTTCCTATTGAACCCATGCTCCTGATCCCTTTTGTGGAAAATGCATTTAAACATGGAACGGGTTACGAAGACCGGCCGGAGATAGACATCAACCTGACCGTGAAGCAGGGCGTACTGGTCTTCCAGGTAAAGAACAAATTTGATTGGGAAACAGACACCAGCAAAGACGAAAGTCCGGGTATTGGATTGAGCAACGTCCGCTCAAGATTAACGCTACTCTATCCAGGCAGGCATAACCTGGTCATACAAACAAACAATAGCCTGTTCAGTATTCATTTAACGCTGAAACTATTACTATGA
- a CDS encoding GlsB/YeaQ/YmgE family stress response membrane protein — translation MTLIEFLILLIIAAICGGVGQALAGFSLGGCFVSIIVGFIGAYIGLWIAGKLGLPEFFAITVGGKTFPIVWAVIGSAVLTLIIALIRRAIYGGNRL, via the coding sequence ATGACACTCATCGAATTTTTGATCCTTTTGATCATTGCCGCCATTTGCGGAGGGGTCGGACAAGCGCTGGCTGGCTTCAGCCTGGGCGGCTGCTTTGTTTCCATTATAGTCGGATTTATAGGCGCTTATATCGGTCTTTGGATAGCAGGCAAATTGGGATTGCCCGAGTTCTTTGCCATTACAGTCGGAGGAAAGACATTTCCTATAGTATGGGCTGTAATAGGCTCTGCCGTACTGACGCTGATCATAGCATTGATCCGCCGGGCTATTTATGGCGGAAACAGGTTATAA
- a CDS encoding MFS transporter, giving the protein MEQTIYFNNRIGRHLGLVRILLLLVLFAAIAQFASFGIIQAHVVSFYGAQSEDITFVFQIAYVGIIATLPIMFRMVRFFNTRSYLLTAFLIGILLNIGCLFVHDLVVFSVLRFFIGIITALIAGCMLIVIFSTLPAAKSTLVGVSLFFSLILTGGLIIGIGASRVVPGTDWTALYDILISLQVIAVLLCLLIFKPKPARKPYPLYQIDWFGYCLFIFGVAAAAFVMIYGPKRYWLADPDIRNAMIFAIIMITLFLYRQTMLKRPLIDLSVFGSGKFIVGIILMLVFFGIKDTINFIYGYSASVLGWSSKDVVNAGLFNVAGVIIATFIVVKVILAKKQNLPKLLLAGFAIMFIYHAWGYLYLTPDLSFAEICIPVFLQGFASGLLFVPISILCLASIPQNSTTTGITVLTYARFTATLNSIAGFYTLQLHYNQQYKESFLGKLVPGSEILSQRQELYKVFLASRGFTPGEATGISNMLIAKTLGIQSQLLTIRAIFLMGAIITATAFVILIIFAVINKIKAARASSPTLSGSIR; this is encoded by the coding sequence ATGGAGCAGACAATCTATTTTAATAACCGGATCGGCCGGCACCTGGGCTTGGTCAGGATATTGCTACTGCTGGTACTATTTGCCGCAATAGCGCAGTTTGCTTCATTCGGCATCATCCAGGCCCATGTCGTTTCCTTCTATGGTGCACAATCCGAAGATATTACCTTTGTCTTTCAGATCGCCTATGTGGGCATCATTGCCACCTTGCCCATCATGTTCAGGATGGTCAGGTTCTTTAATACCCGGAGCTATCTGCTAACTGCTTTTTTGATAGGGATCCTGCTCAATATTGGATGCTTATTCGTTCACGACCTCGTTGTATTTTCAGTTTTACGATTTTTCATTGGCATCATTACTGCCCTCATCGCGGGCTGTATGCTCATCGTTATCTTTTCTACGCTGCCGGCAGCAAAAAGCACGCTGGTGGGCGTTTCCCTGTTCTTTTCATTGATCCTTACCGGCGGGCTCATCATTGGCATAGGAGCGTCGCGGGTGGTGCCTGGCACAGACTGGACAGCATTATACGATATCCTGATAAGCTTACAGGTAATAGCCGTACTGCTTTGCCTCCTGATCTTTAAACCCAAACCCGCCAGGAAACCCTACCCATTATACCAGATCGATTGGTTTGGCTATTGCTTGTTCATCTTCGGAGTGGCAGCCGCTGCATTCGTCATGATATACGGGCCGAAGCGCTACTGGCTGGCCGATCCTGACATCAGGAATGCAATGATCTTCGCTATCATAATGATCACACTTTTTCTCTACCGGCAGACAATGCTCAAAAGGCCGCTCATCGACCTGAGTGTGTTCGGGTCGGGTAAATTTATTGTTGGAATAATACTGATGCTGGTTTTCTTTGGCATTAAGGATACCATAAACTTTATCTATGGGTATTCAGCTTCCGTACTCGGCTGGAGCTCAAAAGATGTAGTCAATGCGGGGTTGTTTAATGTAGCTGGCGTAATAATCGCAACATTCATCGTAGTAAAGGTGATCCTGGCAAAAAAACAAAACCTGCCCAAACTACTATTAGCCGGATTTGCCATCATGTTCATTTATCATGCGTGGGGATACCTGTACCTTACGCCCGACCTGTCCTTTGCAGAAATTTGTATCCCTGTCTTCTTGCAGGGTTTTGCCTCCGGATTATTGTTTGTGCCCATCAGCATCCTTTGTTTGGCGTCTATTCCACAAAACAGCACAACGACAGGCATTACCGTCCTTACCTATGCCCGCTTTACTGCCACGCTCAACTCCATTGCCGGATTCTATACCCTGCAGCTACATTACAACCAGCAATACAAAGAAAGCTTTCTGGGCAAGCTGGTCCCTGGAAGTGAAATCCTTTCGCAGCGGCAGGAACTATACAAAGTTTTTTTGGCATCCAGGGGATTTACCCCGGGTGAAGCTACAGGCATCTCCAATATGCTGATAGCAAAAACGCTAGGCATACAAAGCCAGCTATTGACCATCAGGGCTATTTTTTTAATGGGTGCAATCATCACGGCTACAGCTTTCGTCATCCTTATCATTTTTGCAGTGATCAATAAAATAAAGGCGGCAAGAGCATCCTCCCCCACCCTTTCAGGCAGCATCCGCTAA
- a CDS encoding TIR domain-containing protein, whose translation MADLYNIFISHKGENDAQVQDLKSRLREKGYNVRNFSVDSTNHKDGRRPSDAVISRLLRMRVSWSSTLICLIGPDTHNSKYVNEEIKYAHEQGKRIVGIYAHGSANNVELPDAFKKYGGTPLGWNSLDKLGDAIEGNNMPAENADGTPRPPIATITRVKCSG comes from the coding sequence ATGGCAGATTTATACAACATCTTTATTAGTCATAAAGGAGAGAATGATGCCCAGGTCCAAGATTTAAAATCCAGGCTTCGAGAGAAGGGCTATAATGTTCGAAATTTCTCGGTCGATAGCACCAATCATAAAGATGGTAGAAGGCCATCTGATGCCGTAATTTCTCGTCTACTGAGAATGAGAGTAAGTTGGTCAAGCACCTTGATATGTCTAATAGGGCCGGATACGCACAATAGCAAATATGTCAATGAAGAAATTAAGTACGCTCATGAACAAGGCAAAAGAATAGTAGGTATCTATGCCCATGGATCAGCAAATAATGTAGAACTGCCTGATGCGTTTAAGAAGTATGGCGGCACGCCTTTAGGTTGGAATTCGCTGGACAAGTTGGGCGATGCTATTGAAGGCAATAATATGCCTGCAGAAAACGCAGATGGCACACCACGGCCACCTATCGCGACAATTACACGAGTAAAATGTTCTGGTTAA
- a CDS encoding TIR domain-containing protein: protein MTKRQVFYSFHFDNDVMRVQQIRNIGVIEGNEPVSKNDWEEVKKKGDTSIKKWIDDNMKYKQCVVVLIGSDTANRPWVDYEIRKGWNDGKAALGIYIHNIKCAIEVRSGKSGTCAKGANPFQQISMSNGGKLSDYVQCYNPDVNDAYNDIAQNLNSWIEAAINARQ, encoded by the coding sequence ATGACAAAGAGACAGGTCTTTTATAGTTTCCATTTCGATAACGATGTAATGAGAGTTCAGCAAATTAGAAACATCGGTGTAATTGAAGGCAATGAGCCCGTTTCAAAAAATGACTGGGAAGAAGTAAAGAAGAAGGGGGACACATCTATTAAAAAGTGGATTGATGACAATATGAAGTATAAACAATGCGTAGTTGTTCTAATTGGCTCGGATACTGCCAATCGACCTTGGGTTGATTACGAAATTAGAAAAGGATGGAATGATGGAAAAGCCGCTTTGGGAATATATATTCATAATATCAAGTGTGCCATTGAAGTTAGATCTGGAAAAAGTGGCACTTGCGCGAAAGGCGCTAATCCATTTCAACAAATCAGCATGAGTAATGGCGGAAAGCTTTCTGATTATGTCCAGTGTTACAATCCAGATGTGAATGATGCCTATAATGACATTGCCCAAAACCTCAACTCTTGGATTGAAGCAGCTATTAATGCGCGGCAGTAA
- a CDS encoding SLOG domain-containing protein, which produces MAKSELKNVFLSASIPIPGRDQKFVDTADIVAIRDAVIALATVVLPLHRIVWGGHPSITPLIYYVMDKLKVNIQEHVTLYQSQFFEHIFPEDNNKFENVIITKKLGDIHASIQEMRRRMLSENKFSAAIFLGGMEGIETEFMMFREMHPDALLLPIASTGAASKIIYDKLLPDMYKNERLEKDYGYMSLFKTLLMEKI; this is translated from the coding sequence ATGGCTAAGTCAGAATTAAAAAATGTCTTCTTATCTGCAAGCATTCCGATTCCAGGTAGAGATCAAAAATTTGTTGACACTGCAGATATCGTTGCTATTCGCGATGCAGTAATCGCGTTGGCTACAGTGGTATTACCACTGCATAGGATTGTCTGGGGCGGACACCCTTCAATTACGCCATTAATCTACTATGTAATGGACAAGCTAAAAGTAAATATTCAAGAACATGTGACGCTATATCAGTCCCAATTTTTCGAACATATATTTCCTGAAGACAACAACAAGTTTGAAAATGTAATTATTACAAAAAAACTGGGAGACATTCACGCAAGCATTCAAGAAATGCGCAGAAGAATGCTTTCTGAAAACAAATTTTCGGCGGCGATTTTTCTCGGAGGCATGGAAGGAATTGAAACAGAGTTCATGATGTTTCGAGAAATGCATCCAGACGCTTTGTTGCTACCAATTGCCAGTACAGGCGCTGCCAGCAAAATTATTTATGATAAGTTATTGCCAGACATGTATAAAAACGAAAGATTGGAGAAAGATTATGGATATATGTCTTTATTCAAAACTCTCTTGATGGAGAAAATCTGA
- a CDS encoding LytR/AlgR family response regulator transcription factor yields the protein MMRCIIVDDEPLVRELLEDNLSQVPFLELVKSCKTALEALKTLQEEQVDLIFLDIQMPRLNGLQFLQSLDHPPLVIIVTAYEEYAVESFNLQVADYILKPFGFDRVLKACNRAAELFRMKNAVVSSETVKSHDFFVNVEYTLVKIIVADIEYIEGVKDYIKIYLSSRTKPVLTRLSLKAIEAKLPVGAFIRTHKSFLVAISRITTIKRSFVCIGTKEIPVSETFRENINKVLKAD from the coding sequence ATGATGCGCTGTATTATTGTGGATGATGAGCCCCTGGTTCGTGAATTACTGGAAGATAATTTGAGCCAGGTTCCTTTCCTGGAACTGGTAAAATCATGTAAAACTGCTCTGGAAGCGTTGAAGACCTTGCAGGAAGAGCAGGTTGACCTAATTTTCCTGGACATCCAGATGCCCCGGCTCAACGGTCTGCAGTTCCTGCAATCACTGGATCATCCGCCGCTGGTCATTATAGTGACGGCTTATGAAGAATATGCAGTGGAAAGTTTTAACCTGCAGGTGGCTGATTATATACTAAAGCCGTTCGGTTTTGACCGGGTACTAAAAGCCTGTAACCGGGCTGCGGAATTGTTCCGCATGAAGAACGCTGTAGTATCTTCAGAAACAGTAAAAAGCCACGACTTCTTTGTAAATGTTGAATACACGCTCGTAAAAATTATTGTGGCTGATATCGAGTACATAGAAGGCGTTAAAGATTACATTAAAATCTACCTTTCCTCCAGGACTAAACCGGTTCTTACCCGCCTATCATTAAAGGCCATTGAGGCAAAACTCCCTGTCGGCGCCTTTATACGTACGCACAAGTCCTTCCTGGTGGCCATATCCAGGATCACCACCATCAAACGGTCCTTTGTCTGCATCGGTACAAAAGAGATCCCCGTAAGCGAAACTTTCCGGGAAAACATTAACAAGGTGCTGAAAGCTGATTGA
- a CDS encoding DUF6223 family protein, with protein MQSLFEVNLFLQVSSITPGRAASLLAGVVGLISVAIGWWALVRSARRIDSGRIMAIVALVVGLTGMVLSGLHLARTTGGFGTGSGRAGAIVGLVVGLIGMVLGGQALARYRRIVKGQQ; from the coding sequence ATGCAAAGTTTGTTTGAGGTCAACCTGTTCTTACAGGTTAGCAGCATCACGCCCGGGCGGGCTGCGTCCCTCCTGGCTGGGGTGGTAGGGCTAATCAGTGTGGCCATTGGTTGGTGGGCGCTGGTCCGGTCTGCCCGTCGTATTGATTCGGGGCGGATCATGGCCATTGTGGCGCTGGTGGTGGGACTAACCGGCATGGTGCTCAGCGGACTGCACCTGGCGCGTACTACCGGTGGTTTTGGCACTGGCAGTGGGCGGGCCGGCGCCATCGTAGGCCTGGTGGTGGGATTGATTGGCATGGTCCTGGGCGGGCAGGCACTGGCCCGTTACCGGAGGATCGTTAAGGGGCAGCAGTAG
- a CDS encoding toll/interleukin-1 receptor domain-containing protein, translating to MSYKYQLIILGSQTSVKDELVTMLGEKIEDLGISRTMVKIIDHNNFGSDYMGNQPSFVYYIGDINGNFNHLDITQKLLKDGTMILPIYFTEDHFSKEIPKILENQNGILYKEIEKERIANITLEAFELLRNTRKIFISYKRNESTSIAIQLYEALEHHNFDTFLDTHSIPKAAPFQDELWHRMTDCDVILLLNTPGFLESHWCKEEFAEAGAKQIGIVQLVWPNHDVKKDTTSHLSYPKQLHEYNFIDGIYNNKDKSKLKPEFVAEIIKEVESVRARNLAARQDNLITDFRNIALKVGKQVTVQPEKFLTEDLPNGGRRIYIPTIGIPQSSSCQSAEIRKELLGYKDVSIRLIYDDLRIRDKWLKHLDWLNDNFRKDIKTLKKQEFESWLSQN from the coding sequence ATGAGTTATAAATATCAACTAATTATCCTTGGCAGCCAAACATCAGTAAAAGATGAGCTCGTAACTATGTTAGGCGAAAAAATAGAGGATTTGGGAATAAGTAGAACGATGGTGAAAATCATCGACCATAATAATTTTGGTTCAGATTATATGGGTAACCAGCCTTCCTTTGTTTATTATATTGGTGACATTAACGGTAACTTCAATCATTTAGACATTACCCAGAAGCTACTAAAAGATGGCACCATGATTTTGCCAATCTATTTTACTGAAGATCATTTCTCAAAAGAGATTCCCAAGATTTTAGAAAACCAGAATGGGATTCTATACAAGGAAATTGAAAAAGAAAGGATTGCAAACATTACTCTTGAAGCGTTTGAATTACTAAGAAACACCAGGAAAATTTTTATAAGCTATAAACGAAACGAATCCACATCCATCGCAATTCAATTGTATGAAGCATTAGAACACCATAACTTTGATACTTTTTTGGATACTCATTCAATACCGAAAGCTGCGCCATTTCAGGATGAGTTGTGGCATAGAATGACAGATTGCGATGTGATTTTATTATTGAATACGCCAGGATTTTTAGAAAGCCATTGGTGTAAAGAAGAGTTTGCAGAAGCTGGAGCTAAACAAATTGGAATTGTTCAATTAGTTTGGCCAAATCATGATGTAAAAAAAGACACTACATCTCATTTAAGTTACCCCAAACAATTGCATGAGTACAATTTTATAGACGGTATTTATAATAATAAAGATAAATCGAAATTAAAGCCCGAGTTCGTTGCAGAGATCATTAAAGAGGTTGAATCTGTAAGGGCCAGAAACCTAGCTGCAAGGCAGGATAATTTAATAACCGATTTTAGAAACATTGCTCTAAAAGTTGGAAAACAAGTCACAGTTCAACCAGAGAAATTTCTTACAGAGGATTTGCCTAACGGAGGAAGAAGAATTTATATTCCAACCATTGGAATACCTCAATCTTCGAGCTGCCAATCAGCTGAGATAAGAAAAGAGCTGTTAGGTTATAAAGATGTTTCTATTCGCCTAATTTACGATGACTTAAGAATAAGAGATAAATGGCTAAAGCATTTAGATTGGTTAAATGATAATTTTAGGAAAGATATTAAAACATTGAAAAAGCAAGAATTTGAATCATGGCTAAGTCAGAATTAA
- a CDS encoding toll/interleukin-1 receptor domain-containing protein — protein MGLISKGRLSALTETKLGYRLFSDKLMEAKSQSRYSATSTIFLSHSHDDKDEVKKAVVFLRSIGILVYIDWLDSAMPPFTNAETAEKIKNKIKECNKFILLATNNAISSKWCNWELGFGDAQKYINKIALFPLSENSGNWNGAEYLRIYPRIEESNYTSEYYKVIYPDGKEISVAEWFKL, from the coding sequence ATGGGACTAATTTCAAAAGGAAGGCTATCTGCCTTAACCGAAACAAAATTGGGGTATAGGTTATTTAGTGATAAACTCATGGAAGCAAAAAGTCAAAGTAGGTATTCTGCAACCTCCACCATTTTCCTCTCGCACAGTCATGATGATAAGGATGAGGTAAAAAAGGCCGTGGTCTTCCTGCGAAGTATAGGCATCCTAGTATATATAGATTGGCTGGATTCTGCTATGCCTCCATTTACTAATGCTGAAACAGCAGAGAAAATTAAGAATAAAATAAAGGAGTGCAACAAGTTTATACTGCTCGCCACTAATAATGCAATTTCCTCTAAGTGGTGCAATTGGGAACTAGGATTTGGCGACGCTCAAAAATATATTAATAAGATTGCATTGTTTCCTCTTTCAGAAAACTCTGGAAATTGGAATGGGGCAGAGTATCTTAGAATATATCCAAGGATTGAAGAAAGCAATTATACCAGTGAGTACTATAAAGTAATATATCCAGATGGAAAAGAAATTTCCGTAGCTGAATGGTTCAAGCTATAA